The Halictus rubicundus isolate RS-2024b unplaced genomic scaffold, iyHalRubi1_principal scaffold0029, whole genome shotgun sequence genome window below encodes:
- the LOC143363265 gene encoding defensin-like, which yields MAKFYILAAFLFVAAAAIVAIPVDEEYEPLELAKVAEERAVTQRRVTCDLLSIKGIAEHSACAANCLSMGKASGRCENGVCLCRKTNFKDLWDK from the exons ATGGCGAAATTCTACATCCTTGCCGCTTTTTTGTTTGTGGCTGCTGCCGCTATCGTCGCCATCCCCGTCG ACGAAGAATACGAACCTCTCGAACTCGCCAAAGTTGCGGAAGAGCGTGCCGTTACGCAAAGAAGAGTGACCTGCGATCTTCTCTCGATCAAAGGAATCGCCGAGCACAGTGCTTGCGCTGCCAATTGTCTCAGCATGGGCAAAGCTAGCGGTCGCTGCGAGAATGGTGTCTGTCTCTGCCGCAA